In the genome of Poecilia reticulata strain Guanapo linkage group LG16, Guppy_female_1.0+MT, whole genome shotgun sequence, one region contains:
- the stmn1b gene encoding stathmin 1b, translating to MANCDDIQVKELNKRASGQAFEVILRPSTPDAKVEFPLSPNRKREMSLDEIKKKLEAAEGRRRSHEAEVLKQLAEKREHEKEVIQKAIEESCNFSKQAQEKLTQKMEANKENRSARMAALNEKFKEKDKKLQEVRKNKEAIKETEN from the exons ATGGCAAATTGTGATG ACATTCAAGTGAAGGAGCTGAACAAGCGCGCGTCGGGTCAGGCGTTTGAGGTCATCCTGAGGCCCTCGACCCCTGATGCCAAAGTGGAGTTCCCGCTGTCGCCCAACAGGAAAAGGGAAATGTCTCTTGATGAAATTAAGAAGAAATTGGAAGCTGCAGAGGGAAGACGCAGG AGCCATGAAGCCGAAGTTCTGAAACAATTGGCTGAGAAACGAGAGCACGAGAAGGAGGTCATCCAGAAGGCCATCGAGGAAAGCTGCAACTTCAGCAAGCAGGCGCAGGAGAAACTCACCCAGAAGATGGAGGCGAACAAAGAGAACCGCTCCGCCCGGATGGCAGCTCTCAACGAGAAATTCAAGGAGAAG gACAAGAAGCTTCAGGAGGTGAGGAAGAACAAGGAGGCCATAAAAGAAACCGAGAACTAA